A stretch of Triticum aestivum cultivar Chinese Spring chromosome 1D, IWGSC CS RefSeq v2.1, whole genome shotgun sequence DNA encodes these proteins:
- the LOC123182936 gene encoding uncharacterized protein: MRRGGSSSSSAANGGGGGGLAITERQRPAPSRVAALFQMLAKRKLFSSSSSKKTKLLAPVREQRFLSPGRPPGGGGGGEKTPAAKKRPLLLDSADYARSKSESHGTSRLPPPSQDSNSSEMCTPGVVARLMGLSSMPAISHERSARATDSSEPEVAGHRNECSQGLLGSSGSMATSHQRQQKPGQVMDEWHDNASKFSADSQALWSGRHHNHKVASPLKSPRSISSRNKARLIEAAARVLEPGLQSRNRHRAQRHARLEYPCNGDGVATTAAPAAAIHKSPDQFSREMGDVDASMSGAGNVGAASLHNSAPRQWSEENCKKISADRKPNQHAPWQGQPGGNIKVLPVSNSSELVRVKESDAMIFNATADTYQDARKVQPRNVSRGNVVSGPLKQNNLKQNALPTVSRTEDPQHMIQRQKHRNGEQYVASTGKDFVSLNKSMKSSTSLRSKGKVMDEIRLPRSNAQNKNLNRKGHRTGGLRSDSSNKPKPRTASPKAMEKDMIIAKGAGLVSEKPKTTSANYARNDLLRPVEPRNASRCNDSDIVSFTFSSPMKAIPTSLLSKNTSAVLGSPNGPKRNSHRDCQNISSERELVFKEKLRGTSSMDDAESVWFNRDELKNRDIPRSRGRVIASWSEKASDFPVLQRSSSEELLRGLDSLMHVFGELPNSVELRETHKKLEANGKADNPSRSVPGGNRQRGILRPTYAHENCTSGNSNYTKEAQLEDRRLSETCAPPSSARDATTHRSARRAEPNSGQHGAHRLAPAVQGIKSARLGHGEVTSTVDLLLTSACSSGLHHAKEAFLLRTSESVLATLTPRRSGNDSSRPKASGANPLHSLASDLVTECLDSMCAELCDSGYRPFTRLAATVRTEQQLAAEVRKEAARHGDMAGQDLGDLAAGDVERAVAAGVAREAFRIGALIERDLVQELAHEVGLDMLRAAAVNL; encoded by the exons ATGAGGAGGGGCgggtcctcgtcctcctcggcggcgaacggcggcggcggcggcggcctggcgatCACCGAGCGGCAGAGGCCGGCGCCGTCGCGCGTGGCGGCGCTGTTCCAGATGCTCGCCAAGAGGAAGCtcttctcatcctcctcctccaagaagACCAAGCTGCTCGCCCCAG TGCGCGAGCAGAGGTTCTTATCGCCGGGGAGGccacccggcggcggcggcgggggcgagaaGACGCCGGCGGCCAAGAAGAGACCTCTCCTG CTTGATTCTGCAGACTATGCAAGGAGTAAAAGTGAAAGCCATGGCACTAGCCGCTTGCCACCGCCAAGCCAAGACAGCAATTCCAGTGAGATGTGCACCCCGGGTGTGGTTGCCCGGCTAATGGGCCTCAGCTCAATGCCGGCCATCAGCCATGAAAGGTCAGCCAGAGCCACTGACTCTTCCGAGCCCGAGGTCGCCGGTCACCGGAATGAATGCTCTCAAGGTTTGCTTGGTAGCTCAGGGAGCATGGCCACCTCGCATCAGAGGCAGCAGAAGCCAGGGCAGGTCATGGATGAATGGCATGACAATGCCAGCAAGTTCAGTGCAGATTCACAGGCATTGTGGTCAGGGAGGCACCACAATCACAAGGTTGCTTCACCTCTTAAGAGCCCAAGGTCAATTTCAAGCAGGAACAAGGCTCGGCTGATCGAAGCAGCAGCCAGGGTTCTCGAACCCGGTCTGCAGTCCAGAAATCGCCACCGAGCTCAGCGACATGCACGCTTGGAGTATCCATGTAACGGCGATGGTGTGGCGACtactgctgctcctgctgctgcaatACATAAGTCGCCGGATCAATTCTCAAGAGAAATGGGTGATGTTGATGCATCAATGTCTGGTGCTGGCAACGTAGGAGCTGCCTCTCTGCACAATTCTGCTCCCAGACAGTGGTCTGAAGAGAACTGCAAGAAGATTTCTGCTGATAGGAAGCCAAACCAGCATGCACCCTGGCAAGGGCAACCTGGAGGAAACATCAAGGTTTTGCCTGTAAGCAACTCGAGCGAGCTGGTTAGAGTTAAGGAAAGTGATGCGATGATCTTCAATGCTACCGCTGATACATATCAAGATGCCCGGAAAGTTCAGCCGAGGAACGTATCCCGTGGGAATGTTGTTTCTGGCCCTCTCAAGCAGAACAACCTGAAGCAGAACGCGTTGCCTACAGTTTCTAGAACAGAAGATCCACAACATATGATTCAGAGGCAGAAACATAGAAATGGGGAGCAATATGTGGCGAGCACAGGGAAGGATTTTGTTTCGTTAAACAAAAGTATGAAGAGCAGTACATCTTTGAGGTCCAAAGGAAAAGTAATGGATGAAATTCGCCTGCCACGTAGCAATGCACAGAATAAAAACCTGAACAGAAAAGGCCATCGAACCGGTGGCCTACGTAGCGATAGCTCTAACAAACCGAAGCCAAGGACTGCATCACCAAAGGCTATGGAGAAAGATATGATAATTGCAAAAGGCGCAGGGTTGGTTAGCGAGAAGCCGAAGACTACCAGTGCAAACTATGCTAGGAATGACCTGCTGAGACCGGTAGAGCCGCGCAATGCTTCCAGGTGTAACGACTCGGACATTGTTTCTTTCACTTTCAGCTCACCGATGAAGGCCATCCCTACTTCTTTGCTCAGCAAAAATACTAGTGCTGTTCTGGGATCTCCAAATGGTCCTAAAAGAAACTCTCATAGGGACTGTCAAAATATTTCTTCAGAAAGGGAATTGGTTTTCAAGGAAAAACTACGAGGCACATCAAGCATGGACGATGCAGAATCAGTCTGGTTTAATCGAGACGAGTTGAAGAACAGAGATATTCCTAGAAGCCGAGGCAGAGTAATCGCTTCATGGTCTGAGAAGGCGAGTGATTTTCCTGTCCTACAAAGATCGTCAAGCGAGGAACTTCTGCGGGGGTTAGACAGTCTGATGCATGTCTTCGGAGAGCTTCCTAATTCCGTTGAGTTGCGTGAAACTCATAAAAAGCTCGAG GCCAACGGGAAAGCTGATAATCCATCTCGATCTGTACCTGGAGGCAACCGACAACGAGGAATTCTCCGACCTACATATGCACATGAGAACTGCACTTCTGGGAACTCAAACTACACTAAAG AGGCTCAACTCGAAGACAGACGCCTGTCAGAGACTTGTGCGCCGCCATCTAGCGCGCGAGACGCGACCACCCATAGAAGTGCCAGGCGAGCCGAGCCTAACTCTGGCCAGCATGGCGCGCACCGTCTTGCACCGGCGGTGCAGGGCATCAAGTCGGCGCGCCTTGGGCATGGAGAGGTCACATCGACCGTCGACCTGCTGCTGACAAGTGCCTGCTCCTCCGGCCTACACCATGCCAAGGAGGCTTTCCTCCTGAGAACATCCGAGTCTGTGCTCGCCACCCTGACCCCGAGAAGGTCCGGCAATGACAGCAGCAGACCCAAGGCCTCAGGAGCGAACCCGCTGCACAGCCTCGCGTCCGACCTGGTCACTGAGTGCCTGGACTCGATGTGCGCCGAGCTCTGCGACTCCGGCTACAGGCCGTTCACGAGGCTCGCCGCGACGGTCCGCACAGAGCAGCAGCTGGCCGCAGAGGTGCGGAAGGAGGCGGCTAGGCACGGTGACATGGCGGGGCAGGACCTGggcgacctcgccgccggcgacgtgGAGCGCGCGGTGGCGGCCGGCGTGGCGCGCGAGGCGTTCCGGATCGGCGCGCTCATCGAGCGGGACCTGGTGCAGGAGCTGGCGCATGAGGTCGGGCTCGACATGCTCAGAGCGGCTGCCGTAAACTTGTAA